Part of the Candidatus Curtissbacteria bacterium genome is shown below.
TTGAAAAGAGTTTCTGCCATCTTTGCCACATTTCTCGCGATCTTCTTATTCGTCGTTCTCCCAGCAAACGCTCAAACTCCACGAACACAAACAATCTGGACACAATCCGGTGAAGGAGTAAACGTAATTCCATATGTCGAGGGTGGGCGCAGGTGGGCATTTGTAGACTTCGAAAGTAAAGCTTTCAGCAATATTCAATACGTCTACTTCAACTTTACATATGACCACTCGGGTCCAGGCAAAAAAGGTGGAGTAGAGGGAAGCTTTATTCCTGGCAACGAAACCGTCAAACACTACAACGGCGTACCATACATCAGAAGAGCTTTGATATTCGGAGCGTGTTCCAGAAATGTCTGTACTTACGAACCCAATCCAAAAAACGTAAAGCTGACGGTTAACACGAAGATGAAATCAGGCCCAGTCGATCAGTACACAAGAATTCTAAACGTCCCTAACTAAAAGTCTTTCTCTCTCACTCTTATTGTTCGAGCATAGCGAGAACTTACCTTAAAGACTATATAATTTTGGCGGTAACTTCTCACTAAAGTTCGAAGAAGAAAAAATTAGCTCAATACTTTTGTAAATCTTCGTTCCCTTGGGAAAATCTTTGTGGAAGGCCGGAAGTATTTGCGGGTCCGACTGCCTGATACGTGCTTTTAACAAAATCGCTAGCAACACCTAAAACTCCTGCTTCTTTTGTGCTCAGGCCGCTCGTATTGACGTCATAACTGGCTTGTCCGCCGGAAACAGTCAGGATTATGTGTCCTTTTCCCGAAGAAGGAACCAGTTTAACTCCTGATCCAGTTGTTGTGGCTACGAATCCAACCGGATAAGCAATCTTAAACCCCAAAGTGTCGTCCTGAAATACTGAATACCTTGGCACAACGTTCTTCATAGAAATTCCCTTTTCGGCCTCGTATACCTCCTTCAACTTCTCAATCTCGGCAGAAGGAGAACTTTTACTTACTTGCTCATTTCCACTATCTTTTGTCCCCAAATTCTTTTGAGCAAAAGCAAGCGCGGCAACGACAATCAGGAAAACTAGTATTACGGAACCAATACTTTTTCTGTTCCTAGGAACAGAATGAATTACTTGAGATTCTCGTTTTTTAGCCGTACGACGTCGAGGCTTTACTTTTGCGGCCATACTAAAAATATAACACTAATTTTAAGCCGTTGATATACCCACCTCTCCTTCTCATTTTATTCTCCCCCGTCATCCTCGCGAAAGCGAGGATCTAGATTCTCGATCTAGTCGAGAATGACAAAGCCTACTTGTGTCATTCTGAGCCTCTCGGCTGTCACTCTGAGCGCAGCGAAGAGTCTCGAGATAAACTCCGCGAAGGGTCTAGATATAATAAGGAAGGCTGTGGAGCGATCTAAGCTTGCCAAATCCAAAAAACAAAAAGCCCTCGAAAGACTAAATTTCTAACCCTTTTTTCATAAATGGTCATAGATAGTTAGAGATGTTCAGACATAGTCACAGATAGTATAATATGGTTATGCTGAAACGTTCCGAACAAGTTTCTGAATACGAGCTACCCGTTAAAATCAACGCGCAAAAAGACGGCGGGTATGTTGTTACATGCCCAAAGTGGGCTGACTGCTTTGCTCAAGGGGACACCATTGAAGAAGCCATTTTAGAAATTACGGCTGTTGCTCAATCCCTTATCGAACTTTATAAAGAAGAAGAGCTTTCAATCCCTCTAAAACCTCAGAAAAATAAAAGAGTCAGCAACTCCTTAATTCTGCCTGTTATAGTGGCAGCATGAAGCACTATCATATTGAGAAGTAATCAAAAAAGCTCGCAAAGCTGGCTTCGTTTTTCGTCGAAATACGGGCGGAACGCATGAAATTTGGTGGAACGAGACCAAGCGTAAAACTTGCGTTATTCCTCATCACCATGAAATCAAACAGGGAACCCTTAAAAGCATTATTAATCAAATGGGATTATCTGAAGAAGAATTTAAAGATCTTTAAGCAAAATTAACCCTCCCGAAAAACAAAAAGCCCTCGAAAAATTATAGATCCTCGTCTTCAAAAACATCACACTTTATGACATATCACAACATGTGATGTTTTCGTGGCTAAAAAAGTCTATATAACATCACAAATTACGGCATATGCGCAATTTGTGATGAATTCTGAAATCCAGCCTAAAGTTCAATATCAGCCTTCGTCTTCGACGAACCTGATATATCAGAGGGGCGAAGCGATCTGATGATATAGTTTGAACTAATGAACCAAGGACACAGAGGTTTTTAACAAACTACTTGATTCCTTAGCTCACTTTATAGAATAATAAATGTCCATGTTAACTGACGACGATGAAAAGAAAATTAGAAGCATCGTAAACGAGGTAGTAGAGACTTCTACCGAGTCAATGAGAGCGTCTCTGGTGAATATAGAACAAGACCGTAAAATCCTCAAAGACATTTGGGAGTTCGTAAAAGCTCATTCAGTCCAGCTAAAAGACCACGAGGAAAGAATCTCCAGCCTCGAATCTTCCTCTAAAGTATCCTGATATAATTCCCCCATCCGAATTGCGTTGGTCCACGACGTCATTCATCAATTACAAAACTGCTCTTCGTGTATAGGTTAATGATCAAACGTACTTTTCATTAACCTTCGTATTCTTTTATTTGCTTTTCTTCTCAACCAAGGACTCACGTGCTTGTTCCAACCTCCACCGCCTGCTCTTTGCGCCCATTTCAAATATTTAATGGATAAGCTATGCATAGGTTACATTTTAACATCTAAAAAGTAGTATAATTCACCTGATGAAAAATCAAAAAGTCAAAAAAGTATTGAAATATACTGTTGTTTTTGAACCGGCAGAAGAAGGTGGTTATGTAGCGTCCGTGCCTGCTTTGCCTGGTTGTTTAAGTCAAGGCGAATCTTTTGAGGAAACAACAAAGATGATCAAGGACGCAATTTCCGGATACCTAACTGTTCTTAAAGAAAAGGGACAAGAAATTCCCAAAGAATCTGAAGAGGTAATCATCTCCAAAGTCGAAGTCTTTCAACCCAGTGTTTAAATGCCTAAACTCCCAATTGTTATGCCTAACAAAGTTGTTAAGGCACTCAAAAGAGGTGGTTTTGTAGAAGCGAGACAAACAGGTAGCCATCTTATTTTGTGGCACCCCGATACCAAAAGAATAGTTTCTATTCCAATTCATAGCAAAACCCTTAAAAAGGGTCTACTTTCAGGGATCATTAAAGAGGCGAATTTAACCCTGGAAGATTTTCTCAAACTTCTCAAGTAATGTCTTCTTCTCAACCCAGAATAGCTTTAATACATGATGACTTCAATATAGAAGTATTTTTATTTAGGCTGTGAGGATAGGACAATCACATACTAGCAGATGCACGTTTTTTGTCAATAGGTAAGCGCTATTTAATCCAAAAATTCAATAAAATTCAGTCCGAATAAGGTTAAACTAAAATCTTTTCCTGAACCTCCGCCTATTGTTGCAGTGTTCACCTTAATGTTCAGGATACCTAACGAAGTCAATTCGGCAAGTCTTTCAGTTACTTTCGCTCTCTCGTGGATCTCCCGTGTTTGCGCCCGTTTAAGAGGCTCTGAAGGCCAACCCTCTTGGTTAGGAATACCGTACTCCTCTTTCACTTTGGGCGTGTCTGGCTTGTAATTATCATAGAGCCACTTTTCCAAAGGACTCCAAAAGGACTCCTGCAATAGAAGGTGTTCGTGCCACCAGTCTTTACTCCTATCAGGGTGAACTTGTGTATTTTCCGTAACCCTTTCAGTAATTTCACCCTCAATCTTAGGAAGCATCTCCTTTTTCCAAAAAACCAAAAACTCCAAAGAATCCAGGCTTATTCTCGAGAAACAATCTTGCAATCTTTCCAGTTCATATTTATCTTTCTCTTCACTTTGAGTATAGCCAAGTATTACTTTTTGCAGAAATTCCTTCTTTGTTTTTAGTCGCTCTTTCAGATAACCATCAAGAAAAACCAAAAAGGCTTTCTTGAAGCCATCCGTTTTTACAATTTCTTCAGAAAACTCGTCCGGATGTTCATTTATGAACTTGGTTATATCGTTGAGTTCATCCTGATTTGCCGCTAAATAAACACCGTACAAGCCTACGGCACTCAATAAAATTGATTCCCAATTAGGATTACCGGCCAGGAAAGAAAGCAAAGGGGGAACTATATTTGGAAAAGCAGAAAAAGACAAAGCATTTCCCACCCTCTCAACCAACGCTTTTTTAGTAGTAGAAGCCATCAAGAGAGAATTATCAAGAAAAACAGCAAGATTTTCAATTCACCTGTTTTTCTTTCGGATTGAGAAAGTAGGGTATGCCTAAAGGTTCGTCTGTTATTTCATCTGCATCCGGGAAAATTTTATTGATCGGGTTTTCATCAAAAACGTCTTTTAAGTCTTCCCCGACCAAGTGTGTATATCTGTTATGGGTTTTAAAACTTGTATGACCCACAGCCTTCATTATTTTCATAGTATCTATATTTGCTTTGTGGCTTTCTGTAATGAAACTATGCCTAAACGTGTGTAAGTGGATACTTTTGTCATATCCCAAAAGAGCCAATCTTTTTTTAAGTTCATCTCTATATTTTTGAGGGGAAGCCATAGCGCCTTCCTTCGTAGCAAAAACAAAGTCATAAGGCTTAGCGTTTCGTTCATCAAGCCAACTTCTTAGCCTTCCTCTCATTATTTTTGGAATCCACAGTGTTCTGATTTTTCTCCCTTTACCCAAGACCCTAAAAGTATTATTCTCAAAATTCACATCCTGAACCCTCAATCGCAACGCTTCTATGCGCCTAAGTCCGCATCTACCAAGGAACTCGAAGAAAAAATCATACTCCCTTCTATCGATATAACTGTGATACTTGCTCCAAACTCTTGGGCAGTCCACGATTGCATTTATCTGACTGACAGAGAGAAGAATAGGCGAGAAAGGTTCATCCTTCATTGATTTCAAGTACAAGAACAACTCTTCTTTAATAAGTCCTTCGTCAAAAAGGTATCTAAAAAAACACTTTAATGTGGCAATCGCGGAGTTTACTGTGGCAGGCATACGGCCTTTTTGATAATAATCGATAAACCTATCGTTATTTTTTCTCGTTATTCTTTTCCGTCTCAACCAACTGCGGTAGTATCGTAGATTATCAGCGTGCCTGCTAATAGTGAGAGGGGACAACCTAATACGTCTTTTGGCATTTAAAAATCTTTGTATTATTTCTGTTTTTAACTTCATAATAAAAACCCTCGCCTCGGGGACAGCCAAAACGAGAGTTTTTATTTGTCCCCGATTTTTGCCTTTAAAAAAAGGACGGTAATTTGTCTAGGCCAGAACAAAAAGTTCTGATTGTCTAGGCAAGTTACCGTCCTATTGAAAGGGTTTGGAGTTGCTAGGTTATCTAATTATTATGTTAAGGGCTGAAATTGTCTCAAGTCAAATTTTTGTAAATCTTCCTAAATAAAAATAGTTTTTGCTATTGGCGAGATGAGTTGAACTTAGAAATTTTTTCCTCTATTCCATCAATCCTCTTGGTAACATCGGAGGCGTCATAAGCATCTAGCCAACACCTGCTTAAAAATCCCATCGAACTACCAACTTGAACGGGTACGCCTCCTGCCCATACACCGTTTATCACCTTTCCTAAAAAGACTTTTACATCCTCCGGTGATTCTATTTTTACATTCTTGCCGTATATACCTCTAAGACTCCTGTTCTCCCCACCCTTTTGAGAAGCAAATAGGGCATTGTCGGCTTGATCTGGATCGTGACGGAAGCAATAATCCTTGCCTTTTTGCGCAAAGGCTCTGCATTTTCGGTTATCACCGAGTAACTTTTGACATTTCATTATTCAGTTTCAATTTTAGGTTCCGGTACGCAAAATATTATTGCTGAAAAGCCTGGCTGGTCAATGCCTTTTGGCTCTGCCACTTCAATTCTGTTACCGTCTTCTTCTAAATAGAACTTGCCACTTTCTTTGACATAAAAAGGTACTGGCTTAAAAGGTGTTTGATTAGTGCCCACCAACTTATCAACTTTATTATTAAGTTGTTTAATCTGTGTGGATCTCATACTACTTAGTTGTTGTGGGGGTACTGTTTATTTTTTCGCTCACCTAATTATCAGAGGCAGTTCTGTCTTAAGTCAACTTATTAAGGCTATTTAAAGAGATCTTTTAGAGGGACTTTAAGCACTTTAGAAATTTTTTCCAAAGTATCCGTTGATGGGTTTCGTTCCCCTCGCTCTATGTACCCTACGTAAGCCCTATTGAGGCCGGCCTCTCCGGCAAGATCTTCTTGCGTGACACTTTTATCCTCCCGGATCTGCCTGATTCTTTTACCTATTTTTTTAGAAACTGCCGATACTTGCACTATGCTTACAGTTTCTTAAAATCTTTACTGCCAGTCGACTTACTGGTAGTATAGATTTTGAAATGTTAAGTGAGAAGTTACAACCACATTTTGATAAAAAAACACACATCTATTTTGAGTTTTTGAAAGGTGTACTTGTTGGAGGACTCCTGGTATCCGCAATTTTTCTACTTCAGGACTTTACTTGCCTTACAACTGGCTCTTGTGTTGAAGAAGCGAGTATAGGTGAAGACCCACAATGTGAAACTGATAACTTTGGTCGCTTTGGAGAAAAAATTAGGAACTGTAATACCGGCTATGACACCCGGATAATTTCACGAGGAGAATACATCGCAAATAACATCAAGTTTGGTTTCGTAGTTGGCTCTCTAGGGCTTGGAATAATTCTTGGAGGAATTTTAGCGGAAAGAAAAAGAAGAAAAATGTTTTATGAGTAGTCAAACAAATTTTGAGCAATTTGTTAAAGAACTGTCAGATTTTAGGCAAATATCTGAAACAAAAATTTTACATATGGTCGTGCAAGTCGTTGTCAAAATGTATCGTTTTTTAACAAAAGATTTGGATGCGGTCGACGTTGTTATTTTAAACAGAGGGAAGACCCAAATCTATAAAGGCAATAATGAAGTATCAGTCTCAAACAAACACAAAAACCTTATTGTTTGGGCTACCTTTAGATTTTTAGAAAGTAAGGTTTTAGCCAATTTAAAAATAAACTGATAAAAGATGGACAACACTTGGCTTACGGAAGACCTTAAACAAGACGTTCGCAAACATTTTGAACCTAGGTACAAAAGAAAACTACCGGATTCGGAAGTTGAAGAAATTGCAAAAAACTTAACTGAATTTATAGAGCATTACCTGAAATTCAAGTGGAGACAACTAAATACTAAGACAAAATAATATGGTTTCCCGAAAACTGATAGAAGAACTGCAAAATATAATGAAAGAGGAGTATGGTGCTGATATGACTTATGCGGATGCGGACAGTTTTGGCAATAAACTGGTAAGTTATTTTGGTTTGCTTGCTAAGATAGATTACGAAAGCAAAAAGAAAGCAAAGGAGTTAAGCAAGAAATGACAATATCCGTTCCGGAAGCCAGAAAAATGATGGGAAAAGAAGCAAGTAAATACTCCGACGAGCAGGTGGTGGAAATGGTAGGCACTTTAACTGTTCTAGCCGATTTAGCAATTGATAGTTGGCTTGCTAAAACCCCAAATGAAAGAAAAGATTGGATCAAGAAACACGATAATAAGCCTGTTTAAAATGAAAAAACTCTATTTAGACATTGATGGAGTAATTCTTAACAAAGACTTATCACCGGCAAACCATTTAAAAGAGTTCCTCGAGAGAGTGCTTCCCAAGTATGATGTATATTTTCTTACCACCCACTGCAAAGGTGATGCAGAATATACCTTAAACTACCTCTCAAGGTTACTAGACCAGGAGATAATTGAACTACTCAAAACTGTGAAGCCAACAACCTTCGACAGGTTAAAAACGGAAGGGATAGATTTTAATTCGGAGTTCATATGGCTGGACGACTACTTATTCGATTCCGAAATTGCAGAGTTAGAAAAGCACGGGGCTAAGGATTCGTGGATCAAAGCCGATCTGAAAAATGATCCGGATTTTCTGAAACATTTCATTCAGGGTAGTGTTTCACAAGCCACGCCGTCGTGATCTTGGTCTAACTTGTGAGGATCGCTTGAAGGGCCACCTTGCGCGACAAAGAAAGACTGCGCTTCCGCGTGTGTTGAAAAATCCCCGCAGTCTTTATCGCCACCTGTATAAGTTGATGTTCCAGTAGTTGGTTGCTTTTGAGTTGCCGTTGGCTTGGGACTAGGTGAAACTTTTGAAGTGCCGGTGGCGGGTGATGGGCTTGCAGTTGAACATTTTCCCCATAAGCCCGATTTATTGCTTTTAGCGTCCTCTTGAGCCTTTGAAAATACGTCCTGCTTTTTAGTGTCAGGAGGATATGCAGTTGCCTTGGCAAAGCCATCTTTAACTAGAACTTCGTTTACAAAAACATCCCCAACAAATACGTAACGCAAAAGCCTTTGATACTGGTCAGTTTCTGAAACATCCTTTTCTACCCTTATTTCCTTACCTTCTACTAATTCTCTATTCTTTTGGGTCGCTTCCTTCGAGTAGCACTCGACAGGCTTGCTTGGATCAGAGGTCTCCGGCGTATCTATGCCTATGTATCTGATCGTTTTACCACCCTCAACTTGAATTGTGTCTCCGTCAACTACTTTTGTAACTTTATACTTTTCTTCAACCAGTTCGTTTTGGGCGGGGGAAGCAACTGGCGATTCTTCATTTTGGGTTTCTGCATCAGACGCAACCTTGTTAGGCGATTCACCGGTTAAACCTATCAATACGAAAAGAATAATCGCTAAAACACCAAAGAATATAGAGAGTCTTTTTCTAGGGCTATTGCTTCCGGCGGTAAGTCTTAAAAATAAATGCGGCTTTATTAAGCCCACTACTAGAGCAATAGGCGTAAGCATTAGGAGTATCACAAAAAACACGGCCATATTGCTGGTAATTATAGACTCAACACAAATTATAGTAAAATAAAGTCGATGCCCACGATTTGTGGGTTTTTTGTTTTTGCACATTAAAAACTGGCCGGGATAAAACGCCCCTCCCAAATTTTTGGGCTAACTTAGCCTAGATCCTCCTCCCGATTTTTTTCTTGAAGAATCGGGCGGGGAGATCTAGGCGGTTTCCCACTATAAAAATGAAGGGAGGTGTTGATGATGGTAAGATTTGAAGTCTTCCGAGATAGGGCAGGATATTATCGTTGGCGGCTTGTTGCTGCGAACGGTGAGATTGTCGCTACTGGCGAGGGTTACGACTCTAAGCAGGGTGCGGCGAGATCCGCCTATCGTATCAAGGAACTTGCTCCAATCGCTTCTGTTATTGAGGTGTAAGGGATGAGACTCCTTCCCGGTCAGTTTTTTTACAATATGAAATTCGCAGATACATTATTACTAACGGGTGCCGGTTATTCTGCAAACTTCGGCGGATTCTTAGGTAGAGAGATGTGGTCTTGGATTTTTAACAATTCCAAATTAAATAATGCCGGCAGTCTAAAGAGAAGTCTCCGCAACAAATTTGACTTTGAGGCTATTTATTCAGAAGTTTTTGACGAAAGAAGTAACCTACCTTCTCACGAGACGGAAATTTTTAAGGAAGTGGTAAATGAGGCTTATCTCGCTATGGACGCTGTAATTCAAACAGGATGGGACAACCTTCCCATACATCACGCAGATGCAACTAAGTTTTTAGGTCAATTTATAGAATCGGACGGAGGTACTTGTTTCACCCTAAATCAAGACCTTGCGATGGAGAAAAGATTTGGATGGAATACTTTTGGGCCGCTAAGCATAAGATATAAGGGCAATTGGGGCAGTTTAGATCTTAATGACCTAGATTCAACAGACAAGGTTTTACCTACGGCTGACGAAATTGATAAATACAAAACAGAAGCAGAAAACTCTAGTCGTCGGTACATTAAATTACACGGCTCTCTCAATTGGATAAGTCAGGATGGGAGTGATAGCAAGGTTATTGGAATCAATAAAATGACCACCATAACCAAAATCCCTCTTCTGAAGTGGTATTTCGACCTGTTTAAGGAAGCAATTTCTACCGGTGATAAAAGGTTGGTAATAATTGGATACGGCTTTCGAGACGACCACATAAATTCGCTCCTAGCAGAAGCCTGCGAGAAAAATAACCTCAAGTTGTATATCATTTCTCCAACCGACCCGGTTTCCTTTCAGGAAGATTTACTTTATAGAGGGCAGGGGGCTCTTAGGAGTGAAGACCCGCTTCGTTCTAAAATTTGGAACGGTGTTTATGGCTACTTTCCGTATAAATTCAGCGAATTATTTCCTAGCCCACAAATAACTTCGAATCCGAAACTAGCAGAAATTCACCAAGCGTTATTCTCATCCTTTGCGTTAAATTGATGACAAAATTCAAAAAGTATTCAGAGCAACAATTTGCGACTTATCTCGACAATTTGGGTTTATATTGGGAATACGAACGTGATTGGGAGGGCAAAAACCCGGACTTCACAATTTATTCGGACATTTCAAAAAAGAGAATTGTTGCCATCGCCGAGATAAAGGAAATTGATCATACAAAGGGTGAAAAGGAAATCTTAAAGAAAACGAATTTCTTGTCCCGAAGCGGCCATCCCAACACTAGTGAAAGAAAGAAAATACACGAAGTAAGGGAGCAGTTCAAGGTTGTTAGAAATTATCCCTGTCTTTTAATAATTAAAGACCTTACAGCCCCTCCTAAGCCTCCAATTTTGACCCTTGCTTCGATGCTTGGAGACCTATCTATCTCTTTTCCAGTCCGCGTTCCTGGTAAGAAGCCTGTGGGCAAAACATTTAATTTTTTCGGTAAGCAAGGAAAAATGATTGACCAAAAAGGGAATCGTAAGCAAAACACTACTATTACTGCAATAGGCTATATAGAAACTATTAAACCAGATGTAATTCGGAGTGGATTTGACAAAATGATGCCCAAAATTATTAAAGAGATCGGTGGCGTGTCTGATGAAGCACACACAAATCTTTATTTAGAAAAAGCGCAGAAATTGGAGAATAGACTAACCAAAAAAGGATTTGATCTCGACAAGACCGCTATTGGTGTAAGTTTTACATTAAATCCTTTTCGGAAAAAAAGGTTTCCGAGATCTTTTTTTGCTAATAAATATTCGCGTATATTTAGATATTCTCCATCTAAAAGCAGAATATTATTAGATTATGATTGGAGCAAAGTATAGATTAGGCGAAGTTGCCTGGTTTAGTAGTCATAATGTCTAAAAAACAAAAACTAGCAGAGGAGGAAATTAAAAACTTCACCGAATTTATCGACCTTTTACAGGAAGAGACGGAAAGGCAAAAGCATATGTCCGAAAAGGAAAAAAAGGACAATGCAGTTAAGATGGGGGATATTTATTATTAAGACTCTCGAAGATGAAGGGTCTTTTGTGCTGGCTCTTTGTCTATTTGCACAGGTTTTAAGTTTAACGGGTGGGATTCAATAACATTTTTTAAATCATCAACAACAAGGTGCGTATATTTAAGAGTTGTATTCAGGCTTGCGTGGCCTACTATTCTAGCAACTTTTAGTGCCGGGGCTTCAGCCTTTATCAACTCTGTAATGAAACAATGGCGAAGCAAGTGCAAGTGGACTCGCTTTTTAATGCCAAGAATCTTTGCTCTAGTCTTCATCTCATTGATAAAAGTGTGAGCCTCGATCCTTCTACCGTCTTTATGAAAGGACTTAAAAAGAGGCTCTTCCGGTTTTGCATTGCGGTTTTCTAGCCACTCTTGCAATCTAATTCCTAGTTCAACTGGCATTGGGATGATTCTCGGCTTATTAAATTTTGCCTCTCTAATTCTTATTACCATTTCTTCAAAATCTAGGTCTCCGGCGTTTAAATAAACGGTTTCTGACCGTCTCATACCCGTGCAGGCGACAAGTTCAAAGAAAAAGTCGTAATAACGCCTGTCTAGGTAATTGTGCCATCTGTCATACTCTCTTGGGCAGTCGATAATTGTTCTGATTTCCGCAATTGTTAGCAAATCAGGGAAAAAAGCCGGTAATCTCATAGACTTTATGCAGTGCGAAATGTCGTCGTCTAAAAACCCTTCCTCAAGCCATAGCCACTTCAAAAACTGCTTCATTGAAGAGATTATGGAGTTCACAGAAGCCGTAGCAAGCCCTTTAGGTTCCCCAAGTCCGTTTGTAGACTTCGAGTCAATGTTTTTGCAATGGAGGATATAGTCGCGAACAGTGTCTTTGTTTATATGCTTGCAGTCTATAAAATCCGGGAAATGCCGCAAATTGTACCAATTTCGCTGGATTGTCTTCTCACTCATACCACGATAGCGGTAAAAATCGAAGAATCTGACCAAAAATCTATCGATTTGTGATTTTTTCGCTATTCTGCCCCTTTTTCTGCCCGATAACATATAATAAATTGACTAGAATGGTCACTTTTGCAACCATATTTAACTAAATTATGCTATCCAAACAACCCAAAGTAGCGTTAGTACACGATGACTTCATCCAAAAAGGTGGGGCGGAAAGCCTTTTCGCGACAATCGCCATAATCTGGCCGGAAGCGCCTATCTACACATCTCTGGTTAACTGGAAAAAAATCCCCAAATCAATAGAAAAAAAACGCGTTAAAACGTCTTTCTTGCAAAAAATCCCCTTCGCGATCAAACTTTACAAAGGTTTTTTGCCACTTTTCCCGTTTGCCTTCGAAAGCTTCAACTTTTCAAAATACGACATTGTAATCTCTTCAACTACGCGTTTCGCCAAAGGAATCGTAACTGGACCCAACACAGTCCACGTTTGTTACATAAACAGTACTCCAAGGTTTCTCTGGGATAAAAAAGCCACGAATCAATATTTGCCCGAATGGTTAATGTTTCTTGCGACACCAGTTACAAACCAACTCAAAAAATGGGACAAAGCAGCAAGCAGTAGAGTGGACTTTTACATTGCAAATTCCCATAACGTGCAACACAATATTAAAAGAATATACGGGCACGAATCAGAAGTCATTT
Proteins encoded:
- a CDS encoding type II toxin-antitoxin system HicB family antitoxin — its product is MLKRSEQVSEYELPVKINAQKDGGYVVTCPKWADCFAQGDTIEEAILEITAVAQSLIELYKEEELSIPLKPQKNKRVSNSLILPVIVAA
- a CDS encoding type II toxin-antitoxin system HicA family toxin, which encodes MKKARKAGFVFRRNTGGTHEIWWNETKRKTCVIPHHHEIKQGTLKSIINQMGLSEEEFKDL
- a CDS encoding type II toxin-antitoxin system HicB family antitoxin; this encodes MKNQKVKKVLKYTVVFEPAEEGGYVASVPALPGCLSQGESFEETTKMIKDAISGYLTVLKEKGQEIPKESEEVIISKVEVFQPSV
- a CDS encoding type II toxin-antitoxin system HicA family toxin, translated to MPNKVVKALKRGGFVEARQTGSHLILWHPDTKRIVSIPIHSKTLKKGLLSGIIKEANLTLEDFLKLLK
- a CDS encoding tyrosine-type recombinase/integrase, which produces MKLKTEIIQRFLNAKRRIRLSPLTISRHADNLRYYRSWLRRKRITRKNNDRFIDYYQKGRMPATVNSAIATLKCFFRYLFDEGLIKEELFLYLKSMKDEPFSPILLSVSQINAIVDCPRVWSKYHSYIDRREYDFFFEFLGRCGLRRIEALRLRVQDVNFENNTFRVLGKGRKIRTLWIPKIMRGRLRSWLDERNAKPYDFVFATKEGAMASPQKYRDELKKRLALLGYDKSIHLHTFRHSFITESHKANIDTMKIMKAVGHTSFKTHNRYTHLVGEDLKDVFDENPINKIFPDADEITDEPLGIPYFLNPKEKQVN
- a CDS encoding helix-turn-helix domain-containing protein, yielding MQVSAVSKKIGKRIRQIREDKSVTQEDLAGEAGLNRAYVGYIERGERNPSTDTLEKISKVLKVPLKDLFK
- a CDS encoding thermonuclease family protein, whose translation is MAVFFVILLMLTPIALVVGLIKPHLFLRLTAGSNSPRKRLSIFFGVLAIILFVLIGLTGESPNKVASDAETQNEESPVASPAQNELVEEKYKVTKVVDGDTIQVEGGKTIRYIGIDTPETSDPSKPVECYSKEATQKNRELVEGKEIRVEKDVSETDQYQRLLRYVFVGDVFVNEVLVKDGFAKATAYPPDTKKQDVFSKAQEDAKSNKSGLWGKCSTASPSPATGTSKVSPSPKPTATQKQPTTGTSTYTGGDKDCGDFSTHAEAQSFFVAQGGPSSDPHKLDQDHDGVACETLP
- a CDS encoding DUF1508 domain-containing protein, translating into MMVRFEVFRDRAGYYRWRLVAANGEIVATGEGYDSKQGAARSAYRIKELAPIASVIEV
- a CDS encoding SIR2 family protein gives rise to the protein MKFADTLLLTGAGYSANFGGFLGREMWSWIFNNSKLNNAGSLKRSLRNKFDFEAIYSEVFDERSNLPSHETEIFKEVVNEAYLAMDAVIQTGWDNLPIHHADATKFLGQFIESDGGTCFTLNQDLAMEKRFGWNTFGPLSIRYKGNWGSLDLNDLDSTDKVLPTADEIDKYKTEAENSSRRYIKLHGSLNWISQDGSDSKVIGINKMTTITKIPLLKWYFDLFKEAISTGDKRLVIIGYGFRDDHINSLLAEACEKNNLKLYIISPTDPVSFQEDLLYRGQGALRSEDPLRSKIWNGVYGYFPYKFSELFPSPQITSNPKLAEIHQALFSSFALN
- a CDS encoding tyrosine-type recombinase/integrase; protein product: MLSGRKRGRIAKKSQIDRFLVRFFDFYRYRGMSEKTIQRNWYNLRHFPDFIDCKHINKDTVRDYILHCKNIDSKSTNGLGEPKGLATASVNSIISSMKQFLKWLWLEEGFLDDDISHCIKSMRLPAFFPDLLTIAEIRTIIDCPREYDRWHNYLDRRYYDFFFELVACTGMRRSETVYLNAGDLDFEEMVIRIREAKFNKPRIIPMPVELGIRLQEWLENRNAKPEEPLFKSFHKDGRRIEAHTFINEMKTRAKILGIKKRVHLHLLRHCFITELIKAEAPALKVARIVGHASLNTTLKYTHLVVDDLKNVIESHPLNLKPVQIDKEPAQKTLHLRES